DNA from Victivallaceae bacterium:
TTACCGAAAGCAAAAGACAAAACGGCACTAGCCGTATAAGGACCTATGCCTTTAATCGAAAGTAAAGATTTCAAATCTTCAGGCCATTGACCACCAAATTTTCGAACAATTTCAATAGCTCCGGCCTTGATATTCCTGGCTCTTGAATAATAACCTAATCCTTCCCAAAGTTTCAAAATCGACTCTTCCGAAGCAGAGGCTACATCTCCGATGTTGGGAAAAAAATACATCCATTTTTCGAAATAAGGAACGACAGTCTTTGCCACCGTTTGTTGTAACATGACTTCCGAAATCCAAACCCGATAAGGCGTTTTATTAATTCTCCAAGGAAAAAATCTCTTATTTTCATTAAACCAATTGTTTAAATTTACTATCGGAAATTTCGAAACGGATATGGAACTCACTTTAACTATCACCGATTTTTTGCTAGAATCATCAATTTGAAAAACTAAAAATGACTATTTTATGAAATTTTGTTGGAAAACGGAAGAAGAAGAAGAACGCCTTTCCGCTTTTCTTAAAAAAAAATTAAAAAACGAGTATTCGAACCGGGATATCTCTCAATCGATACTTAATCAGAGATGCATCGTCAATGGTTTTACGGAAAGATTCAATTCCTATAAACTCAAATTCGGTGATCTTGTTGAATTTTATCCTAGCCGATACATCCGGCCCCAATTCGAAAGTGAACGGATCATTCAAAATTATCCCGAATACCTTATCTATGACAAACCGGCTCATATCACTACCGAAGAACTGATTCGTTTGAGCGGACTAAAATGCGTTCACAGATTGGATCGCGACACATCGGGTTGTCTAATCATGCCTAAAACGAAAAAAGCCCTACTTAAATTCAATCGGATATTTTCAGAACGAAAAATAATAAAAACTTACAGAGCTGTCGTTTACGGAACGATAGCTAAAAAATCCGGGTGTATTTGCACGAATACGGCTCCCGTATTAAGACGACAAGGAAAAGTAATTTTCGATAACTTAAAAACACCGGACTCTAAGTTAACGATAACTCACTGGAAAGTTCTCGGATACGGGAAAGAAACTACTCTCGTCGAGTGCCGACCGGAAACGGGACGTACGCACCAAATCCGTCTTCACATGAAAACTTTAGGACATCCTATAGTGGGTGACCCTGATTACGGCCCTAAAAAACAGACCATGTTGACATTTCGACATCTACTTCATGCCCTTGAATTAAACTTTACATGTCCTTTTACTCAAGCAATCGTGTTATGCCGTTCTTTCGATAAACTTTTAAACTTGAGTCTCTCGTTCACCCGTTAATAAGCATTTCACCAGTGACTGGTCGCCGCCTCGCAGTAATTGCCATTGTTTGTCAGGAGAGAGAATAGGACCACCTCCGACAGCGCCGTCTAATATTTTCTGTGCTTGCTGTAACAAATGTCTCCATCCTCCCCCTTCACAACCATCAACTTGATCCCTTGGTTCCTCGTCAGATCCGGAAGGTCCGGAAGGTCCGGATCGTCTGCTTGCATTCTCAGTCATTAACGCTTCGACTCGTAATCCTAAAGCGGATTGTAAAATATGATCTGTGGGAATCGGACTATCTCGATCGCCCGGATCTTTAACTGAATATCCTTTGAAAGCTAATAAAAAAACTACTAAAGCTAATAGCTCCACCTCAGTTAACCAACAACGCCCCCCTTTACATAGAACACGTAATATGGCTAACACAAGTATATATATAGAACATAACGTAACAACGCCCGGACCATGACCGGTCTGGGAAGAAAAATAACCAGACGTCAAAAAATTCTTAAAAAACTCCTCCTCGTTCATGCCTATGCAAACCTGCCCCTCCTCAGTCAGAATTTTAATCTCTGGAGGGAAGGTGGTGTCATCGTTAGTGCCCACCTCCGATACCCCCTGTTTTATCGCTGTAACCATTCCCGGAATCAGATTTAACTTATCGAGACATTTTTGACTCGTTTCGACTAACTGTCCCTTATGATGGAAGTCTACTTGACTTTCCATCTCAAGTTTAGCCTTCTTACACGCGTTATTAAGATCAGATTTCTCTTGTCTAGTTATCGAAAGATGTTGTCTCGCTCTATCATCCAGATCAATACCAGTCAACTTCTCCGCCTTTAAAAGAACCAGCGGACCGTATTCTTCTTCCAGAGTCTGTACTAATTGCGTAATATCCTCACGCGATTGTCCACGCCCTCCTGTACAAAACATATCCCAGGTATGGCAAAGACAAGATCCCACAGATCCGCATCCGCACTCACCCAAAGGACACCCGCAACCGGGACATCCGCATTCTTGACGACACCACGGAGCACAACCCGTATAACACGCCTCTGCGCCATCTTCAGTTTTTTGACTATTCAGTATATCGCCAATAACTTGCGAAACGCTTAGAATCGTTCCGGCTAGGTCTCCACTTAACGGTTGACTCGTAATCACCGGAGCGGCACTTGAAGATGATGTTCCGGTTCCACCTGAAGCACCTTGAGGGTCGTTTAGGGGACTATCAACAACATCTTTAGCTCCGTTACCGCCGTCTTCGGTAGAAAGTACGGTAAATGGACGACCACAACACCCAGGAACACAACCACACATAAAAGCAATCTCAATAAAAACAATAACTTGGCAAAGAAGAATGTATTATTTTCAGCATTATGTAAATAATTTTATTAACATTTTTATAGATTAAAAACAGACCGCAGCACTTCTTTGGTCCAAGTCCTTTAAAATACTTTTAAAATAAATGATTATCTTTAAGGAACACACCGAATTTCTTTTCATCAGTGCCGAGCGGAAGCCGTCGATTCTCCGCATTTCCGAAAAAAATAATATAACTTCATCATTCGTTCCTTAAGACTCCTGAATATTATTTTTTTCGAAAATTGACTGAACGTAAGCGGAGATTCACGATTGTATAAAACCCACTTCTCTTATGACGTGGATTATCGTTTTTTCGATCTTTTTTATAATGGAGTTGCTTGAGGGCTTCCGAATAAAAGATCTCTTACTCTGAGATCATTCGTATACAACATCCGATGTTGTTCTGGAATAGTCAAGTCTATCGGAATATCACAAGATCCCGAAGCTAAACGCGTTATCAGGCGTTTTACATGTATTTTTGCTAAACTCGAAGCATCTCGAATCGCACCGACATCGGCTCCTCCTCTTTCCAAATCTTGTTCTTGATGTGCGCCGTCTTGTAACCTTCTTATGGAAGCTCGTCCCAACTCGGATACTAAGATGTGATCCGCTGATATCTCACAAAAAGAAAATCCTCGGACGGCGAACATAAACATCACTAAAGCCTCTACTTCTTGATCCTGTACCCAGATACGACCCTGCTGACATAAATCATTCAACACCGAAACCACTTCCATAAATATCTGATATAAAACGGAAGCATCGGGTGGACCGGAACAGAAAAACCAATTAGGATTCAGGTAACGCTTCAACATATCTTCCTCGTTTAATCTTAAGCAATAATCGCCCTCACCGAAAACTTTCAAATTCAAAGATAAAACAACATCGCCGTCCTTACAACCGATTCTTTGCAATATCAATTCAGGCATTCCGGGAATTTGGGATAGAATCTCAATACATTGTACATATGAATCATTCGAAGAGGGGCTCCGGTAAGATGCCATTTTACTTGCTATTACGTTCCGCGCTCGTTTACATGCTCGTTCAAGTAGATGTTTTTCATAATCGGTCGGCTTATGATTCCGTCTTAACATTTCCTCTAATGAAAGACCGCACAGCATTTGGGCCTTTAAAAGAACCAGCGGACCGTATTCGGACTCTAAACGCTCTGCCAATAAACGGATGTTTTTACCCGTTTCATTGACACCTCCTGAAAATAACATATCCCAACTACGGCAAAAGAAGGCTCCGAAAGCTCCGCATCCGCAGCTCCCGTCGACATACCCGCATTCCTCGGAACATCTGTCATAGCACGATGAATCTCTCTGACTTAAAACACGTTTTATAATTTCGGAAACAGTCTCAATCTCCTCGGAAACGTCCAGTGAAGCAGTCTGAGATTGATTCGTAATTACCGACCCGGACGTAAGACGAACGGAAGAACCGGAGTTTTCAAAACCATTGATTTGTTCGCTACTACCCTCTTCGGGATTAGGTCTGTTAGTAAACAAAACACTAAATCCAGGAACACCACTACTCATAAATATAACTTCCTTAAAAAGAAAAAAGATGAAATGATAATAAACTATTTGTAATATAATGTATATTAAAACTTAATGTATGTTAAAAACTTATATCAAATTCTAAAGTTTCCGATAATGTCCGCTCATGTTTCTTGAAACCAAGAATTTTCAAAATCGTATTTGATTAATAATGAGTCCTAAGATAGGATTCGCCGTCTGTATTGAAAGCATTGTAATTTATGAGTAATCAAATGTTGAGTCTGGACTTAAAGGGAAAAAAAGTGTTTATCGCCGGCATCGGAGATGATCAAGGCTACGGCTGGGGAATCGCAAAAAGTCTTGCGAGTGCGGGAGCCGTCGTTCTTGTCGGAACTTGGGTACCGATATTGAAAATATTCAAACAATCTTTTGAAATGGGTAAGTTCGATGAATCTCGGAAATTATCGGATGGTTCTCTCATGAATTTTGCAAAAATTTATCCCCTTGATGCCTCTTTCGATGTTCCGGAAGACATCCCTGAAGAGGTTAAAGAGAATAAAAGATACAAAGAAGTTGCCGGTTATACGATACAAGAGGTTGCCGATGCGGTCAAAACCGATTTCAGTTCTATAGATTATCTTGTACACAGCTTGGCAAACGCTCCGGAAGTCACGAAATCTCTTTTAGACACCTCAAGAAAAGGTTATCTATCCGCATTAAGCAATTCTTCCTATTCGTTCGTGAGTTTGGTCTCCAGATTCGGTCCTCTTATGAGCAAGGGAGGAGGAGCCTTATCTCTGACTTACGAGGCTTCTCAAAAAGCCGTTCCCGGATATGGAGGAGGAATGAATGCCGCTAAGGCTGCATTGGAGAGCGATACGCGATTTTTAGCATGGGAAGCCGGAAGACGGTGGAGCATTCGTATTAATACGATCTCCGCAGGGCCTATTAAAAGCCGTGCCGGGAAAGCCATCGGTTTTATCGATAAAATGGTAGATTACTCTCTCGGCATGTCTCCGATACAAACTCCGATGACGGCTGACCAGGTCGGAAACGTAGCCGCCTTCTTACTGTCTCCTCTTGCGGAAGCGATTAACGGGAGCGTGTTATACGTCGATCACGGTGTGCACATGATGGGAGTAAGTCCCGAAATGCTTAGGTGAATTTTCGTTCGAAAATTTCTATCCCTTTCCGCAATCCGTAAAGAATTCCTTGTCGTTTAGCAGACGGGCACAGACAGTCAGCCAATCCGTGCATCATTTTAGGTGCCGTTTCCATGACGATTTTGAACGATCCGATATTCAAAAATCCTTCATCATTGAAATCATCCCCTGCCGTAATAACGAAAGGTTCATTTTGAGAAACGTTAGCTAGGAAATAAGACAAAGCCGATTCCTTCGTCCCTTCTTTCGGAGTAATATGCATGATTGAGAATTGAGAATGAAAAGGATGAGCGATTACACTCACACTGATAACCGAAAAAAAATCCGAGTTCACTAATATTTCCCTAATATCTTCCAAAACGGAAATACGTCCAAGAATCTTAATCACTGAAAGGTCCCCGAAAGGATAGGCATCTTCTAAAGAAAATACTTTTTTAAAACGTCTATCTCGTGCCTCTTGATTAGGAAAGTAAATGTTCTCAATAGCTTCCAAAATCAAGATCTCTTCTTTTTCGAGTGTCGAAGACAATTCTCTAAAATAAAGATCGTCATGTTCCACCCCGGATTCTATTACTGAAGCAACCGAGAAACCATTAATGATTTTTTTTAGAAAAGGAACACATTCGAACGAAAGCTTATGCGAAAAAAAACACTTTTCTTCTTCCGGAAACATTAAAGCCGTACCGTTTTGCACACCTAAATAATATGGGAAAGAGCAGGTTTGCAGTAATTCGCGAGCATACGCGTAATATCTACCGGTTAAAAACAATAACTCCCAACCCGATGCTTGAAGATCTTCTAGAAATGCTTTGATTTCAGGTTCCAATTCCCTTTTATTTGCCGTTAACGTTCCATCCAAATCGGTAGCTATAACACCTTTTTTCATAATGCAGAGCCTCAAAATATAATCCTTTGTATAGGATAACTCGAAATTCCTTTACCTTGTACCCATTTATTAAATATGATAAACATAATTTGGTCAGGAGAATTTCATCATGCCGAAGAACCAACTGAAACGGATTTTACGTCCATCATCGATTTTCGATCCTTTGCTTTCATCGGATAACATCTCGGACAATATCATTGAAGACTCCGTAGAAACCATGGAAGTCACGGGACCTTTTCCGACTACCATGAAGACCGAGTTTTTAAAAATGGGTTTGTCGTTGTTCCTTCTTTTAACGATTTTTACCGTTTGTGTGTGGGCTTTCAAAAAATTTCTGAAAAATAGAAGCACTCGTTTTAATAAAGGATCTTCCGCAATTAAAATTCTTGATCAAAGAGCTTTAAGTCATAAATCCGTTCTTTACATCGTTCAGGTAGTAGATAAAATCTTGATTATTGCAGAATCTTCCGAAGAAATTCGAATGTTATCCGAATTTCCTGAAAAAACCGATCTCAATACCGTGATGAGTGAACTGCAATCCAAAAAAAAAGCCGGTTCTTTTTCAACTGATTTCATCACTAAAACGGTTTCACGTCTAGGCAAAAAATTATCTTCATCGTAAAATTTATCTCGTGTTTACTGCCCTTTTATATTGTGGATTTTTATTGCATCGGTTATCTTGCTTACAGAGTGGGTTTATGCAGTTTTCATCATAATATCAAAACGCGTATCATAAAAAATCCACTCGAAAACAGAGTAGTGAGGCTCATTTGAACGATGTCCGGAAAAATTACTTTACTTATTAGGGGTTGAAAAGCAAAATATGCTGGTATTGACGCGAAAAAAAGAACAAAAAATCCGAATCGGGAAAGATGTTAAAATCACCGTTCTGAAGATACAAGGCAATCAAGTTTCCATTGGTATCGAAGCTCCTAAAAATATGCAAATCGTAAGAGAGGAGCTTATCCTTGAATCCGATAACTCCGATTCTTTTTCCGAATCGGAAATGTCTACGTTGAGATAGGGTGATTATGAAGCTTGTCCAAAACGAAATCATTCATTTTCTGAAAGAAAATGATTTTAAACCCCAGTTGGAAACTCAAAGCAATTTGGTTTATATTTTAATTAAGGTAAATCAAACAGAAGTTCCTCTTTTTTTCTGCATCAGAAACGACGGTGATCTGTTGCAGATGATTGCTTACATCCCTTATCAGTTAAAAGCGACCAGCAACGGAGAAACAGCCAGGCTTCTTCATCTCTTAAACAAAGATTTAGACATGCCGGGATTCGGTATGGATGAAGATCAAAATCTTATCTTTTATAGAGTCGTTCTTCCTTGTTTGGAACAGGAAATAGATCCCAAGCTAATATTAATTTACATCCGTACCTTTGAATTTGTTTGCGACAGTTTTTCTAATGCCATCGGTATGATTGCCGCAGGTCAAATCGATATTAATCGTTTGAAAACATCCGAATAGTCTTGTTATGGCAAAACAATTTATCTTTTACGACACTGAAACTACAGGAACAAACGTCGATAAGGATAGGATTATAGAGATTGCTGCCTACTATCCGTTTAAAGATAAAAGTTTCAGTTCCTATGTCAAACCTGACATTCCCGTACCGACTCAAGCAACCGCCATTCACGGAATCTCGGATGAAATGCTCACGGACGCTCCTTCCTTTAAAACGGTTTTTCACCAATTAAAGGAATTTTGCGGAGACGAGGTCATTCTTGTAGCTCACAATAACGACAATTTCGACGCTCCTCTTTTTGCTCGGGAATGTCAACGACATTCCATCCCGGAACTTGAATTTCCGACTTTAGATTCTTTGAAATGGGCTAGAAAATATCGAACCGATCTTCCCCGACATAATTTGCAATATCTTCGACAACTCTACGGCATCAACGTTAATCAGGCACACAGAGCACTTGACGATGTCATCGTCTTGCATCAATTGTTTAGTATTATGATAGGCGATCTTGATGCGGAAACGGTTTTACGTTTGATGTCTGAAGAAGAGTGTCCTTTAACAATGACTTTTGGCAAATACAAAGGCAAAAGTTTAGAAGAAATTCCCGATTCATATTTTAAATGGCTAAGAGAACAGGGAGCTTTAGATAAACCCGAAAATGAGAAGTTACGTAAAGCTATCGATAAATGTAAATCATGTTAGTTGCAGCCTTTTCTTCGTGTCCGAATGATATTTTTTTATTCCGTTCTTTTTTAACAAAAAAATCAAACACCGGTTTATTTTCCAAACTAATCATAAAAGATATCGAGTCATTAAATAATCTTGCAAAAACAGGAACCGTTTGCGTAATCAAGATATCGGCGGCTTTTTATCCGATAATACAAGATCGTTTCGAACTGTTACAAGTGGGCTCGACTTTCGGTTACAATCACGGTCCTAAAATAATAGCTCGTCAAGCCGATGCTTCCTTAATTTACGATAAAGTCGGTTTTCCGGGACAAACCACGACGGCCTACCGATTATTCAGAAAATTTTATTCCTGTCGTGAAAACGTTTTTCTACCCTACTCGGAAATTCCCAAACACGTTCAATCGAAGGCAATATCCGCCGGTGTGATCATTCATGAATCCGGATTGATTTGTGAAAAAATGGGACTACACGAACTAACGGATCTAGGAAAATTATGGTATCAAAGAACCAAGCTACCTTTACCTTTGGGTTGTATTGCCATATCCAGGTATCTTCATGATGACATGAAAAAGAGAATCAGAGAAGAGCTTGAAGCTTCTTTAAGAGAATCTCTAAGTCAAAGACAAGAAAGTCTTTTGCTTGCTGCTCAATATTCCCAAGAAAAAGATCTACAAGTCATCGATAAGTTTATAGACACTTATGTTTCCCGAGATACGCTTTGCATCTCTAATGAAGGTCTACAGGCTTTGATCAATTTATGGTCATAAAAAAAATATTGCTTGCCATGGCGGATCCTGTAGAAGCCATCGATATCGTTCGTCGTTTTGATATGAAAAATACGAATAAAGGATATTCCGTAATTATAGAAGAGAAACTACGTCTTGATATATGTTTTACGGGATATGGATGTTGTTTAGCCGCTGCGAATCTTGCTTATCATTTACTGCATATCGAACGATATTATAACATGGTTATCAATTCAGGGTTTGCCGGAATTTTAAAACCGGATATTTATCCTCTTTATGCTGTTACGGAAGTCACCAAAGTTCATAAATTCATACCGAATTTTAACCACGGAAACGAGAAGACCGAAGCAATCATTCAAAAAGCCTTCCCTTCTATCGATTGCCCGGAAACAACCCTAGGTTCCGTCCTGATGACTTCGGATTCCCCGCTTTCTTTTTATCACTCCGGATACCGCTTACACGATGCCGATTTAGTCGATATGGAAGGATACGGTATCGCATCGCTGGCAATTACGCTGAATATACCGTTTAAGCTAATTAAAATCGGATCGGACCGGGTTAATCATCCGAATGATCAACAAATACTCAGAAAACAACCTGAAATTCCGGCACAAGCTCTCGGAAAATGGTTTGAAGAATATTTATTCACAAACGATCTCTTCAGGGATATCTCTTATATCACCTTCGACAAGTCCTAATTTTCCGTATCCGGTTTCCCACATAAGCTTAAATTCCTGACAAAGATTAAGAAGTTCTTCTTTAGATCCTTCCGCTATTTTCTTTCCTGCTTTTAAATAGATAATTTTATCGACATGTTCTAAGGTCGATAGTTTATGTGCGATGATAATCTGGGTATAAACATCCTTTGTCCTTTCCAAAACATCTTTAATATAAGACTCACTGAGTGCATCCAAAGCCGAAGTGGCTTCATCCAGAACTAAAATAGAAGCTTTTTTAAGAAGAGCTCTTGCAATAGACAATCTTTGTTGCTGTCCGCCGGAAAGATTTTTACCTGTTTCTTCAAGAGTATAATCACATCCTCCGGGAAGCTTCATAATAAATTCTTTAGAGAAAGAATCGGATAGCGCCTTATCAATCTCCTCAAATTTGAATTCATTACCTAAAGTCAGATTGTTATGAATGGTATCATAAAACAGAAACGTTTCTTGAGGCACGCATGCAATGTGTTTTCTCAAAGAATCCGGGGTATAATCATAAATAGATCTACCGTCTATGAGAATCTCGCCTGAAGTCACATCATAAAGTCGAGTTAATAATTTAGCAATCGTCGATTTACCGGATCCGGTAGGACCGACTATTCCTAATGATTCTCCTTTTTTTAAATTAAAACTTATATCCGTAATGACGGGTTCTCCGGGATAATATCCGAAAGTTACGTTACGAAATTCTATATCGTAATGAAAACCTTGCAGTTCTTCCGGTTCCTTAATACCGGCTCGCTCATCACGAATCAAAAAAATCTCATTCATTCGTTCTGCTGCCGCAACGCCCTTCATGATATGCGTATTCTCATCGGCAAATTTTTTAATCGGCTCATATACCAGATAAAGCAACCCGCAAAAAACCATAAGTTCCGTTGGATTAATGTTGAGATGATAGATACCGGTCACTATAACGAAAGCGAAAAATAAAGAAGAAACGGCATGAAGAAGAGGACGAGGAGCCAGACCATAACGAGCACTTTTTTCTTCCAAACACGCAATTTTATCGTTGTGTTTGGAATATTTCGTAAAAGAAAAACCTTCACTACCGAATAATTTAACGGTCATTATCCCGGACAAAAACTCAATTAAAACGGATGAAAAACCGTCTTGATTTTTTTGAATCGATCTTGCTAACGATTTAATTTTCCGAGCCAAATACATTATCGGCAATACGAAAACGGGAAAGCCCAAGAAAACGAATACCGTCAATTTCCATGAGATCGAGCTGCACACCCAGACGGTAGATAATAAGGTAAAGGGAGCCTGTAGATAATTAATAAATAAAGCGTTTACGGATAAAGCAATATTTTCGGAGTCAACGATAACCCGATTACTTAAATTACCTATATCATGCTCATGATAAAAAGAAAGCGGAAGAGCTTGAATGGAGCAGAAATACTCTTTTCTCAAATCTCGACTGATACGTATGGCCGTTTTTTGATTGAAAAACCTATAACTGAAAAGAGAGATTGCTTTCAGGCAGGCAACGACAATCAAAAATAAAGCCAATCCATAAAAATTGGATGAAAAATTAAAAATCTTATCAAAACAACCCGTAAGTCGTTGAAAAAATGAACGTTTTCCTCTGACGGTTTGGTACTTCGCTATGTTTTCTTTCGTTAAAGGATTATCCAAATTTCCGGTGATTTCTTCCCAGGTCGTCGAAGCTTCCCGATAAGTCAACACCTGATTCTTATCGGGAGAGAAATCCCGTTTCAAAAGACCGAAAATTTCAGGCCCTGTTCTAACGACAACACCGAGAGACAAAATCTCCATCTGAGAAGTTAAAGTCAGACCGAGCATACCTATAAGGGTGAGGGGAAGTAAAAGAAAATGTCGTTTATTCTTGAGGAGAATTTTCAGAAGAACTTTCATATCGGCCTATATTACGAAATTTTCGATAGCGTTTTTCAATAAGTTCTTCACCGGATAAGTTCTTAAGAAGGTTTGATTGTTTCAAAACAAAATCCTTTACATTCTTGTATACTTCATTGGGATTATGATGAGCACCACCGACGGGTTCCTTAATTATGACATCTATAATTTCGAACCCCAAAAGATCTTCGGCCTGCATTTTCAACATATCCGCCGAATCGCTATTCCTTTTAGGATCTTTCCACAAAATAGACGCACAACCTTCGGGTGAAATCACGGAATAATAGGAATGTTCAAGCATGGCCACAACATCTCCTATCCCCATCCCTAAAGCACCTCCGGAACAACCTTCGCCTATGACCAAGACGATAATCGGCGTCGCAAGAACGGATAAATCTCTTAGATTTTGAGCGATAGCCCAACCTTGACCTCTTTCTTCGGCAACCAAACCCGGATAAGCTCCCGGGGTATCCAATAAAAAAAGAATCGGAAGTCCGAATTTTTCGGCAAGCTTAGCCAAACGCAGCGCTTTTCTGAAACCTTCCGGATGAAGCATTCCGAAATTTCTATGGATACGAGAATCGGTGTCGCAGCCTTTTTCTTGGCCTACAACCATAAACTTGGAGCCCCCTATCTTACCGACACCACCAACGACTGCGGGATCGTTACGAATAGCTCTATCACCGTTCAATTCGATAAAATCTTCGCAAAGAACTTCAATATAATTAACGGCTCGAGGACGGGCAGGATGTCGACAAATCTGAACCCTTTCCCAAGGAGTCAATCGAGAATAAATCTGCTTTTTTAAATTATCCAGACGTTTCTCCAATTTCTGCAATTCCGACGTCGAGAGTAACGGATTTTTTTTATTTTTTTCCTTAAATTGAGCAATCGTTTTCTCATACTCCGCGATTTGTCTCTCGTGAGGCAGTAACTCCATACTCAAACCTTTTTATAACTGAAACATGACATTTTAATACAATTATCCGTAAAAAACAACGATTAGAAACCGTAACCGCACACTATAGAAAATTTCGAATATTTTTATTTCTCGTTTTGAAAAAAAATATTGAAAGGCCCTTTAAGATCTTTAAACACGATAATGAAATCCGCTCCCCAAAATGAATCGTTTCCTTGTAGAGAAAAAATTTCCATGACTTCCGTACCGGAACAGCCAACCACCATATCTCCCGAATCACCGGTTAAAATGACGGGTTTCATGGGTCCTTTATAAGAATCCAGAGAATTCGCTCTGAGAGAAGGACCGCCCTCAATTCGACAGGATCTACCGATACAAAAAACGGAAATACCATAAGAATCCTTCGGTTGAAGTTCCTTTCGACCAAGAAAAACTTGATAGGATTTCGGAGAAACGTTCGTCTGACAATAAAAACGCTCTCCCGGTAAAGCAGAGTCTCGTAAAAATCTAAATCCGGAAGGTTTATCCGAAGGAGAAGCGGCAGAAAAATGATAAGAAACCTTAAATAAAGTCCCGTTTTCCATAAATTCGTTTTCATCAACGTCTTCCGTAACAAAATCTCCGGAAAAACCCGCAATACCGAAACCTGAAGTGTCTTCGGGGGGGGTAGACTGAGTACCAAAACCGATAATTCCGATATCTCCTTTAAGAAAAGCTCCCATGCCGCTTTTACACCCGGAAGCACAAACATAGGATGAAAAATCAGAAGAACGTGTCATCCAAAAACCGAGTTCCTTATCCGAAAACCGATAATCGGTTCGTGTCTCGACACCGAATCGTTCCATAAAAAGCCGACATATGTTCGTAATTTCCTTTAAATTCCGACCTATTCCTTGACGATAAAGAGTGGGAAAAACAACTCCTCGATGATCAAACACAGCTTGCTGATAAGCGATCATGTTTTGAATAACGGAAAGATATTTTTCGTCTCTTTGCGAAAGACGTAATAAAATCAATCCTAATTCGGCGTATTCAGCCAAATAAGGCAAGCCTCCCCATAAGAAGCAAGCTCTTTCAAAAAGCAAAATCGTTCCTTGCTCCGTCTTATTGAAAACCGTCCGGTCTTCAAGACGAAAATCTTCGTCGGAAAGATAAGAGAGATACAGCGCATAAGCCAGCTCATGAACTTTCAGAACGGGATGGTATTTAAAATCAAGAATGCGTGAATAGCATTTGGAGTCCGAAAGAGACAATAAGGTTTTAATATCGGATTCGTAATTCAACATCATAATTACACGGCTAAC
Protein-coding regions in this window:
- a CDS encoding YbjN domain-containing protein — encoded protein: MKLVQNEIIHFLKENDFKPQLETQSNLVYILIKVNQTEVPLFFCIRNDGDLLQMIAYIPYQLKATSNGETARLLHLLNKDLDMPGFGMDEDQNLIFYRVVLPCLEQEIDPKLILIYIRTFEFVCDSFSNAIGMIAAGQIDINRLKTSE
- a CDS encoding DUF3820 family protein; translation: MAKQFIFYDTETTGTNVDKDRIIEIAAYYPFKDKSFSSYVKPDIPVPTQATAIHGISDEMLTDAPSFKTVFHQLKEFCGDEVILVAHNNDNFDAPLFARECQRHSIPELEFPTLDSLKWARKYRTDLPRHNLQYLRQLYGINVNQAHRALDDVIVLHQLFSIMIGDLDAETVLRLMSEEECPLTMTFGKYKGKSLEEIPDSYFKWLREQGALDKPENEKLRKAIDKCKSC
- a CDS encoding MqnA/MqnD/SBP family protein; translation: MLVAAFSSCPNDIFLFRSFLTKKSNTGLFSKLIIKDIESLNNLAKTGTVCVIKISAAFYPIIQDRFELLQVGSTFGYNHGPKIIARQADASLIYDKVGFPGQTTTAYRLFRKFYSCRENVFLPYSEIPKHVQSKAISAGVIIHESGLICEKMGLHELTDLGKLWYQRTKLPLPLGCIAISRYLHDDMKKRIREELEASLRESLSQRQESLLLAAQYSQEKDLQVIDKFIDTYVSRDTLCISNEGLQALINLWS
- a CDS encoding RluA family pseudouridine synthase; this encodes MKFCWKTEEEEERLSAFLKKKLKNEYSNRDISQSILNQRCIVNGFTERFNSYKLKFGDLVEFYPSRYIRPQFESERIIQNYPEYLIYDKPAHITTEELIRLSGLKCVHRLDRDTSGCLIMPKTKKALLKFNRIFSERKIIKTYRAVVYGTIAKKSGCICTNTAPVLRRQGKVIFDNLKTPDSKLTITHWKVLGYGKETTLVECRPETGRTHQIRLHMKTLGHPIVGDPDYGPKKQTMLTFRHLLHALELNFTCPFTQAIVLCRSFDKLLNLSLSFTR
- a CDS encoding carbon storage regulator → MLVLTRKKEQKIRIGKDVKITVLKIQGNQVSIGIEAPKNMQIVREELILESDNSDSFSESEMSTLR
- a CDS encoding HAD family hydrolase; translated protein: MKKGVIATDLDGTLTANKRELEPEIKAFLEDLQASGWELLFLTGRYYAYARELLQTCSFPYYLGVQNGTALMFPEEEKCFFSHKLSFECVPFLKKIINGFSVASVIESGVEHDDLYFRELSSTLEKEEILILEAIENIYFPNQEARDRRFKKVFSLEDAYPFGDLSVIKILGRISVLEDIREILVNSDFFSVISVSVIAHPFHSQFSIMHITPKEGTKESALSYFLANVSQNEPFVITAGDDFNDEGFLNIGSFKIVMETAPKMMHGLADCLCPSAKRQGILYGLRKGIEIFERKFT
- a CDS encoding enoyl-[acyl-carrier-protein] reductase, whose product is MSNQMLSLDLKGKKVFIAGIGDDQGYGWGIAKSLASAGAVVLVGTWVPILKIFKQSFEMGKFDESRKLSDGSLMNFAKIYPLDASFDVPEDIPEEVKENKRYKEVAGYTIQEVADAVKTDFSSIDYLVHSLANAPEVTKSLLDTSRKGYLSALSNSSYSFVSLVSRFGPLMSKGGGALSLTYEASQKAVPGYGGGMNAAKAALESDTRFLAWEAGRRWSIRINTISAGPIKSRAGKAIGFIDKMVDYSLGMSPIQTPMTADQVGNVAAFLLSPLAEAINGSVLYVDHGVHMMGVSPEMLR
- a CDS encoding FliO/MopB family protein, producing the protein MPKNQLKRILRPSSIFDPLLSSDNISDNIIEDSVETMEVTGPFPTTMKTEFLKMGLSLFLLLTIFTVCVWAFKKFLKNRSTRFNKGSSAIKILDQRALSHKSVLYIVQVVDKILIIAESSEEIRMLSEFPEKTDLNTVMSELQSKKKAGSFSTDFITKTVSRLGKKLSSS